One Campylobacter sputorum genomic window, TTTAAGAAATACATCGTTTTTTACTTTAATATCTTTGTCCAAAAAAAGTAATTTTAAATTTTTTAGATTTAAAGAAATTTCATCTTGTAATTCTTGTATAATCTTATCATCTTTTACCTGTTTATAACTCGCTCTAATAATGCTTAAAAGATGTAAAATTTCTTCACATTTATATAGATAAAACAAAGCCCTTGAATGATTTTTTATTAAGTTTTGATCTTTAAACTGAACACTTTTTAAGGAAAATAATTCTTTTAATTTACTTATGTGTAATAGGCTTTTTTGCTGAAATTTGCTAAATTTGTTATCAAATAAATTTACATTTAAATTTATCAAATCATCTAAAATCGCACTAAATGCTTTTTTTGTAAATTTTCCATGTGATGTAAAACTAACAACTCTTAAAAATGTTGATATTAAGCCACCTATCAAAAATCCTATCATAACGGCAGTTTTATCGCTTTCATATTTTATAGCAATAAGCAAGAAAAATCCGCCAAAAGTTGTCTGGATTAAAGCTAAGCTTAAATTTTTATTAAAACACGAACAAAAAGATATGAAAAAGAGCCAAAAAAATGTCGGGATAAAAAGATATAAACCAAGATTTCTAAAATTATCCATAAAATATACAAAAGCGATGGAAGTTGCTATATAAGAAAAAAAAGCAAAAACTTCATCTTTTGTGCTTCCTTTTATATTTATAAGGAAAAATATCCCTACAGACGCGGCACTTGCCCATATAAGCCCACCAAATCCATAAAAAATATTTGCCACAAAAGCACAGCAACAACAGCTTTTATAGCATAAAAAACTAAAATTGGCAGGATCATTTTGTTTTATAATATTAAAAAATCTTGTCATAAAATTTACTCCAAAATCCGTATTATATCTTAAATTTTTTTATTAAGTATACTTTGATATCATAACAAAATGAGTAAAAATTTTAAAAATCCATTTATATCATTAAAATACAAAAATTTCAGATACTATTGGTTTGGTATGAATATATCACTGATTGGTTCTTGGATGCAAAGCATTGCTCAGCCTTGGTTAGCACTAACTATAACAGATGATCCGTTTTTAGTTAGTATTGTTGCAGTTGCTCAATTTTTACCAATACTAATTTTATCGCTATTTTCTGGTGTTTTAGTTGATAAAATTAATACAAAATATATACTATTTATTTCACAAATTGGACTAATGTTAGTTGCAATAGGTTTTAGTATCATGACGATTTTAGATAAAGCGTTATATATAAATATACTTATGTTGGCTACTGCTAATGGTATTTTCTCATGTATTGACGCACCAGCTAGACACTCATTTGTTTATGAGCTAGTAGATAACGATGATTATATACAAAATGCAGTTGCATTAAACTCAATGGCTTTTAATGTAGCAAGAGTTTTAGGACCAGGACTTGCTGGTATGGTTATGATGAGTTTTGGAGTAAAATACTGCTTTATATTTAATGCTATAAGTTTTGCAGCCATCATAGTAAGTTTATTTTTTATAAAACCAAATCGCAAAATTTCAAAACAAGAAAATAAAGGCAATGTATTATTGTCTATTAAAGATGGTTTTAATTATGTAAAAAATCAAAAAATAATATCACATAATCTTTTCATAACTTTAATTATGACTATGTTTATACCACATTATAATATAACCATATCAGCACTTTCTAAATTTATCCTTGACGGAGGGGAACAAACTTTTGGATATTTAATGTCTTTTCTTGGCATAGGCTCATTTTTTGGAGCATTTTTTATAGCAATGTATGGAAAACTTAGCTTAAGACTTATAAATACAATACCTTTCATAACTGCTTTTAGTCTATTTTGCATAGGAATATGGCAAATTTTTTGGGTGATTGCACTATTTTTATCACTAACAGGATTTTGTTTTGTTATAACAGCAGCTAGCATAAACTCAACAATACAGCTTAATACCAAAAATGAATTTAGAGGAAG contains:
- a CDS encoding MFS transporter gives rise to the protein MSKNFKNPFISLKYKNFRYYWFGMNISLIGSWMQSIAQPWLALTITDDPFLVSIVAVAQFLPILILSLFSGVLVDKINTKYILFISQIGLMLVAIGFSIMTILDKALYINILMLATANGIFSCIDAPARHSFVYELVDNDDYIQNAVALNSMAFNVARVLGPGLAGMVMMSFGVKYCFIFNAISFAAIIVSLFFIKPNRKISKQENKGNVLLSIKDGFNYVKNQKIISHNLFITLIMTMFIPHYNITISALSKFILDGGEQTFGYLMSFLGIGSFFGAFFIAMYGKLSLRLINTIPFITAFSLFCIGIWQIFWVIALFLSLTGFCFVITAASINSTIQLNTKNEFRGRVMSIYSLFFQGSVPFGAIFTGYFTNKFGANAGLFVCAISAIVCLLVLMFYSKYNKNKPILKSIFFK